A part of Desulfovulcanus ferrireducens genomic DNA contains:
- a CDS encoding chemotaxis protein CheA has translation MSQDFFDPEIFADFVVEAREHLETIEPKLLELEKDPENLSLIDEIFRPMHSLKGASGFLGLKEINALAHKGENILDELRKGKMKLTPTVMDVILEATDALREMIDNLEAYGNEGDVDTAPIIEHIEHLLEGREINSGNDVKSKNDADEGNDVESNSDEETKDFYALTLASEEHLVDFLDEAKELIENINSSLLELEKRPDEKELLDDIFRYFHNIKGNSGIIGYRELNALTHAAETLLNKARNNEIEISRELVDLLLSTVDMMEELVGNIDKEKGLVKPQDISHLLSKLEGIINDQDTVAKENESEDSADLKEELQNEENDEDEYELNEIDPEDVLIFEHTVKQQFENIDLALNKLTQDPTQKDFIDALYRSFVTIQNSTGYMGLEEIKKYAQRTADLVDQGRNSDMDFSLMLDLLRQEIDILKDMLQKELDKLKAGLNKKEKKGKVEAEDYRADEKKEEKIAAEPGERVQEKTELKKSKVKTQVSGKASPTSKPKTSPAISSTIRVDHSKLDHLMNLIGELIINRNRFTMLAKELEEGKDPAEVAQKLTETTYSMARISDDLQVTIMNVRMVPVKSVFAKFPRLVRDLSRKSGKKIELITEGEETELDKSVIELIGDPLVHLIRNAIDHGLEPEEERRRLGKPPTGKVWLRAAHKGNSVVIEVEDDGRGIDPEKMRENGVKKGIISEEEAQNMDDHQAIDLIFAPGFSTAEKVTDISGRGVGMDVVRNNIKSLKGSIIVQSEVGKGTRFTITLPLTLAIIDALMVKVAGDNYAIPLDAVSETTKIEAAKLSEVNKRKAITLRGEVLGIVELAKLLELPVEKDERQILPIVIISVNERRLGLVVDALLERQEIVIKSLGHYLGELPGISGATIMGDGNVVLILDPHEIYRLATTQATLVN, from the coding sequence ATGAGTCAGGATTTTTTTGATCCGGAAATATTTGCTGATTTTGTAGTTGAGGCCAGGGAACATTTGGAAACTATTGAACCAAAGCTGTTGGAGTTGGAAAAGGATCCGGAAAATTTGTCTCTTATAGATGAGATATTCCGGCCTATGCACTCTTTGAAAGGTGCTTCTGGCTTCCTGGGGTTAAAAGAGATTAATGCCTTGGCCCACAAGGGAGAAAATATATTAGACGAGTTGCGTAAAGGCAAAATGAAGCTTACCCCTACGGTTATGGATGTGATTTTAGAAGCTACAGATGCTCTGCGGGAGATGATTGATAATTTGGAAGCGTATGGCAATGAAGGAGATGTAGATACAGCACCGATCATTGAGCACATTGAACATTTGTTGGAGGGGAGAGAGATTAACTCTGGAAATGATGTTAAAAGTAAGAACGATGCCGATGAAGGAAATGATGTTGAGAGTAATTCCGATGAAGAAACAAAAGATTTTTATGCTTTAACTCTGGCAAGTGAAGAACACTTGGTAGATTTTTTAGATGAAGCTAAGGAGCTTATTGAGAATATAAATTCTTCATTGCTGGAGTTGGAAAAGAGACCGGATGAAAAGGAGTTGTTAGATGATATTTTTAGATATTTTCATAATATAAAGGGCAATAGTGGCATTATTGGCTATAGAGAGTTAAATGCTTTGACCCACGCAGCAGAGACTTTGCTGAACAAAGCACGGAATAACGAAATAGAGATTAGCAGGGAGTTAGTTGATCTGCTTTTGTCAACTGTAGATATGATGGAGGAACTGGTTGGAAATATTGATAAAGAAAAAGGGCTGGTAAAGCCTCAAGATATTTCGCATCTACTTTCAAAACTAGAGGGTATAATTAATGACCAAGATACAGTGGCTAAAGAAAACGAGTCCGAAGATTCTGCTGATCTTAAGGAAGAACTCCAAAATGAAGAAAATGACGAAGATGAATATGAACTAAATGAAATAGATCCTGAAGATGTGCTTATTTTCGAGCACACAGTAAAACAGCAATTTGAAAATATTGATTTAGCCTTAAATAAGCTGACTCAAGATCCGACCCAAAAGGATTTTATAGACGCCCTTTACCGATCTTTTGTGACCATCCAAAATTCCACTGGCTATATGGGCCTTGAGGAAATAAAAAAGTATGCCCAGCGTACCGCTGACTTGGTTGATCAGGGCCGAAATTCAGATATGGATTTTTCTCTCATGCTCGATCTCCTGCGTCAGGAAATAGATATCCTTAAGGATATGCTTCAGAAAGAGCTGGATAAACTAAAGGCTGGCCTCAATAAAAAGGAGAAAAAGGGAAAGGTTGAGGCAGAAGATTACAGGGCTGATGAGAAGAAAGAGGAAAAAATTGCTGCTGAGCCTGGTGAGCGGGTTCAGGAGAAAACAGAGCTCAAAAAGAGTAAAGTCAAAACACAGGTTTCAGGAAAAGCCAGTCCAACATCCAAACCAAAAACGAGTCCGGCCATCTCCTCAACCATCAGGGTTGATCACTCTAAGTTAGACCATTTGATGAATCTTATAGGCGAGCTGATTATCAATCGGAATCGTTTTACTATGTTGGCCAAAGAATTGGAAGAGGGAAAAGATCCAGCGGAGGTGGCTCAAAAACTCACTGAAACTACGTATTCCATGGCAAGGATTTCTGATGATCTGCAAGTGACAATTATGAATGTCCGCATGGTACCGGTGAAATCTGTTTTTGCAAAATTTCCCAGGTTGGTCAGGGACTTAAGTCGTAAAAGCGGAAAAAAAATCGAGTTGATTACAGAAGGTGAAGAGACAGAGCTTGATAAAAGCGTGATAGAATTGATCGGCGATCCGCTAGTCCATCTTATACGCAATGCTATTGATCATGGACTTGAACCGGAAGAAGAGAGGAGGCGCTTGGGTAAGCCTCCAACCGGCAAAGTATGGCTTAGAGCCGCGCATAAAGGAAATTCTGTAGTCATTGAGGTTGAGGACGACGGTCGTGGCATTGATCCGGAAAAAATGCGGGAGAATGGGGTTAAAAAGGGGATTATCAGCGAAGAAGAAGCCCAGAATATGGATGATCATCAGGCTATTGATCTTATTTTTGCCCCTGGGTTTTCTACGGCAGAAAAGGTTACGGATATCTCTGGTCGCGGTGTAGGGATGGATGTGGTCAGAAATAACATAAAAAGTTTAAAAGGAAGTATTATTGTTCAGTCAGAAGTTGGGAAAGGGACTAGGTTTACCATTACTTTGCCTTTGACCCTGGCCATCATTGACGCCCTGATGGTTAAGGTCGCCGGTGATAATTATGCTATTCCTCTGGATGCTGTATCAGAGACAACCAAGATAGAAGCAGCAAAGTTAAGTGAGGTTAACAAGAGAAAGGCCATTACCTTGCGTGGAGAAGTGTTGGGTATTGTAGAATTGGCCAAACTTTTAGAGCTGCCTGTTGAAAAGGATGAACGTCAAATTTTGCCAATTGTCATCATCTCGGTCAATGAACGCCGGTTGGGTTTGGTGGTTGATGCCCTACTAGAAAGACAAGAAATTGTTATTAAATCCCTGGGACATTATTTGGGTGAGTTACCTGGCATCTCGGGTGCTACCATTATGGGTGACGGTAATGTCGTTCTAATTTTAGATCCGCATGAAATCTATCGCTTGGCAACTACCCAGGCAACACTTGTCAATTAA
- a CDS encoding ParA family protein has product MSTQVLSIANQKGGVGKTTTTLSLGAALARLGKRVLVMDLDPHACATIHLSFFPGTFTWSALDIFKGGEVRRVIYKQKSFDFVPSHIQLSDLESDLKDVPGKGLILTNWIKKISTDYDYILIDCPPQMGVLLVNALVAADQVIIPIQTDFLALHGLKLIFDTMRLLNRVLKRPIHYRTLATMYDRRARACRRVLKLLRQKMGARMFSTVINTDTKFREASAKGKVILDYAPKSRGALEYMQLALEIIKA; this is encoded by the coding sequence ATGTCTACTCAGGTGCTGTCTATTGCTAACCAGAAAGGTGGGGTGGGTAAAACCACGACCACTTTGAGCTTAGGAGCTGCCTTGGCTCGGCTGGGTAAAAGAGTACTGGTTATGGACCTGGACCCCCATGCTTGTGCCACTATTCATCTATCGTTTTTCCCTGGAACATTTACTTGGTCTGCATTGGATATTTTTAAGGGGGGTGAAGTTAGACGAGTTATTTACAAACAAAAGTCTTTTGATTTTGTACCCAGCCATATCCAACTTTCAGATCTAGAGTCGGATCTAAAAGATGTTCCGGGTAAAGGTTTGATTTTAACTAATTGGATAAAGAAGATTAGTACCGATTATGATTATATCCTTATAGATTGTCCGCCACAAATGGGAGTGCTTTTGGTCAATGCGCTGGTGGCAGCGGACCAAGTCATTATTCCCATTCAAACAGATTTTTTGGCTTTGCACGGTCTTAAGCTTATTTTTGATACGATGCGTCTTTTAAATAGAGTTCTAAAAAGACCTATCCATTATCGTACCTTGGCCACCATGTATGATCGCCGGGCAAGGGCTTGCAGGCGGGTTTTAAAACTTTTGCGTCAAAAGATGGGTGCGAGGATGTTTTCAACGGTAATTAATACAGATACGAAGTTTAGAGAAGCTAGTGCTAAAGGAAAGGTCATTTTGGACTATGCTCCGAAATCTAGGGGTGCTTTAGAATATATGCAGCTTGCTCTAGAGATTATTAAGGCATGA
- a CDS encoding HEAT repeat domain-containing protein — MSQQMTKDKVLDLLRSKSCDEQREGAFAARDLNCQEAVPLLITLLQSDNVGVQEAAELALRKIGGRRAVNGLIPLLRSDSASIRNLAMDILRHIGHEDLESLINLLKDPDPDVRIFAADILGTSNSHLVVLPLCEALLRDPEINVRYQAAVSLGNLKIKEAAPCLHQALEEDDEWVQFAVIEALLKIRDDSSIKALIGALDKSSELVGSMIVDALGEMGNIKSVPLLLKKLDSSSTALRNKIIKALVNILGGKSLTFLSEAEREKFNEYLLVALDDDEEEIQDAAISGLSFVGDKRATKKILALAAKLDPDKDHERLMKIIAALEGIGINEELVSGLKSDHDPQVIICIKVLGRIGGKEAARLLMDIFWEKHRDIQRELSLVLMNIAGHEARDFFVHVLEKHTDGDVIKCALKFLGQKLRDEQVVDKLFEFLDHPWDDVKEAALDAILGIGGEKVLAKFKQMFSSPDPMYRLMAVYGFGKLGARECLEELKQALEDEVPDVRKIALEAIASVCEERNGVLEIISDKLYDENREVRLTLVELMGKCSHKESIPYLLEALEDEDDWVKVRALEALGLRKVKEALPPIINLLQSPSELVRIKAIEALGEIGGRAAFRALIDVLDSDNEEVLNAAEMALDKIQEAMEKE, encoded by the coding sequence ATGTCCCAGCAAATGACAAAGGATAAGGTTTTGGATTTATTGCGGAGTAAAAGTTGCGATGAACAAAGAGAAGGTGCTTTTGCTGCCAGAGACTTAAACTGTCAAGAAGCTGTACCTTTACTAATAACTTTGTTGCAAAGTGACAATGTTGGTGTGCAAGAAGCTGCCGAACTGGCGTTGCGCAAAATAGGCGGGAGAAGAGCAGTTAACGGTCTGATCCCTCTGCTGAGAAGCGATAGCGCTTCTATCAGAAACCTGGCCATGGATATATTACGCCATATAGGACATGAGGATTTGGAGAGCTTGATTAATCTCCTTAAAGATCCTGATCCGGATGTCAGAATTTTTGCCGCAGACATCCTGGGTACAAGTAACTCGCATTTGGTTGTGCTTCCACTGTGCGAGGCTTTATTAAGAGATCCAGAAATCAATGTCCGTTATCAGGCCGCTGTAAGTTTGGGTAATTTGAAAATAAAAGAGGCTGCACCATGTTTACACCAGGCTCTGGAAGAAGACGATGAATGGGTACAATTCGCCGTTATTGAGGCTTTGTTAAAGATTAGGGATGATTCTTCTATTAAGGCTTTGATCGGGGCCTTGGACAAGAGCTCGGAACTAGTCGGGTCAATGATAGTTGATGCTTTAGGCGAGATGGGCAACATTAAATCTGTTCCTCTGCTTTTAAAAAAGCTTGATTCCTCGTCAACAGCTTTGCGGAATAAAATAATAAAAGCCTTAGTCAATATTTTGGGTGGTAAGTCATTGACCTTTCTTTCTGAGGCTGAACGAGAAAAGTTCAATGAGTATCTCTTAGTGGCTTTAGATGATGATGAGGAGGAAATCCAGGACGCTGCTATTTCAGGCTTGAGTTTTGTCGGCGACAAACGGGCAACGAAAAAAATTTTGGCTCTGGCTGCCAAGTTAGATCCTGATAAGGATCACGAACGGTTGATGAAAATTATCGCTGCTTTGGAGGGTATTGGAATAAATGAAGAATTAGTTTCGGGCCTTAAATCCGATCATGATCCCCAGGTCATAATTTGTATCAAGGTTTTGGGCCGAATAGGCGGTAAAGAGGCAGCCAGGTTACTCATGGATATTTTTTGGGAGAAGCACAGGGATATACAAAGGGAGTTGAGTCTTGTTCTTATGAATATTGCCGGCCATGAAGCCCGTGACTTTTTTGTTCATGTCCTTGAAAAGCATACCGACGGCGACGTGATTAAGTGTGCTTTGAAGTTTTTAGGCCAAAAATTACGAGATGAACAGGTCGTGGACAAACTGTTCGAATTTTTAGACCATCCGTGGGATGATGTTAAAGAAGCAGCTCTGGATGCGATTCTGGGCATTGGCGGAGAAAAGGTGCTGGCAAAATTTAAACAGATGTTTTCTAGTCCAGATCCAATGTACCGGTTAATGGCTGTGTATGGTTTTGGTAAATTAGGGGCCAGGGAGTGTTTAGAAGAGTTGAAGCAGGCTTTGGAGGACGAGGTTCCTGATGTACGCAAAATTGCCTTGGAAGCCATTGCCAGTGTGTGTGAGGAGCGTAATGGGGTTTTGGAAATAATATCGGACAAGCTCTATGACGAAAACAGAGAAGTACGTCTGACTTTAGTGGAGTTAATGGGTAAATGTTCGCATAAAGAAAGTATACCTTATTTACTTGAGGCTTTAGAGGATGAGGATGACTGGGTAAAGGTCAGGGCGCTGGAGGCCTTGGGACTAAGAAAGGTGAAGGAAGCTTTGCCCCCGATTATTAATTTGCTTCAAAGTCCAAGTGAGTTGGTTAGGATTAAAGCCATTGAGGCCCTGGGCGAAATTGGGGGGCGAGCTGCTTTTCGAGCTTTAATCGATGTTTTGGATAGTGACAATGAAGAAGTTCTGAACGCAGCAGAAATGGCCTTAGATAAGATCCAAGAAGCTATGGAAAAGGAATAA
- a CDS encoding protein-glutamate methylesterase/protein-glutamine glutaminase, whose amino-acid sequence MIKVVVVDDSAFMRKAISTMLKKDPQIEVVAVARDGEEGLEMVRKYDPDVVTMDIEMPKMDGLTALKHIMMEMPRPVIMVSSLTTEGAEATLKAMEYGAVDFIPKQLSMVSLEIVKIEHELRAKVKSVAKRKNKLKVIRRVKKKVSDTTKKQKKIATPKGSLIRDIVAIGVSTGGPPVVQKVLSELPADFPACILIAQHMPKAFTGPFAKRLNESCKLKVKEAENGDVVKPGHVFVAPGGQHMKIDQKVSRIDVLVDSEPRHVLYKPSADVLIASVATGVGKRGLGVILTGMGNDGFLGIKELKKKGGKAIAQSEESCVVYGMPKAIVEGNLADAVVDVEEMPQTIISFLYE is encoded by the coding sequence ATGATAAAAGTTGTGGTCGTTGATGACTCTGCGTTCATGCGTAAAGCCATAAGCACAATGTTGAAAAAGGATCCTCAGATTGAAGTAGTGGCTGTTGCTCGTGATGGGGAGGAAGGTTTGGAAATGGTGCGCAAATACGACCCTGATGTAGTGACCATGGATATTGAGATGCCCAAAATGGATGGGTTAACAGCTTTAAAGCACATCATGATGGAAATGCCCAGGCCGGTGATCATGGTCAGTTCTTTAACTACTGAAGGGGCAGAGGCGACCTTGAAGGCTATGGAATATGGAGCCGTTGACTTTATACCTAAGCAATTATCCATGGTCAGTTTAGAAATCGTCAAGATCGAGCACGAACTAAGAGCCAAGGTTAAATCTGTAGCCAAGAGAAAAAATAAACTTAAGGTTATCAGGCGTGTTAAGAAGAAGGTTTCTGACACTACCAAAAAACAGAAAAAAATAGCTACTCCAAAAGGGAGTCTTATCAGAGATATAGTAGCTATTGGAGTGTCTACTGGTGGGCCTCCGGTGGTTCAAAAGGTACTATCAGAACTTCCAGCGGATTTTCCAGCCTGTATTTTAATCGCTCAACATATGCCAAAGGCTTTTACCGGACCCTTTGCCAAGCGTTTGAATGAATCCTGTAAGCTTAAGGTTAAAGAGGCAGAGAATGGGGATGTGGTTAAGCCCGGCCATGTCTTTGTTGCCCCAGGTGGTCAGCATATGAAAATAGATCAGAAGGTGAGCCGTATTGATGTGTTAGTAGACTCTGAGCCTCGTCATGTGTTGTATAAACCCTCGGCTGATGTACTCATAGCCTCTGTTGCCACTGGTGTGGGAAAAAGGGGGCTGGGAGTGATTTTGACAGGCATGGGTAACGATGGTTTTTTAGGTATAAAGGAACTGAAGAAGAAAGGTGGGAAAGCGATTGCCCAGAGCGAAGAGTCTTGTGTAGTCTATGGTATGCCCAAAGCTATTGTAGAAGGAAATTTGGCTGATGCTGTTGTTGACGTAGAGGAAATGCCGCAGACAATAATATCATTTTTATATGAGTGA
- a CDS encoding HD domain-containing phosphohydrolase, producing MNKKIFKVLVVDDEESLRDICKDVLQDEGYEVLQATDGQDALQILSKEQDIDLVISDLKMPKMNGLELLKAVKEKKIDVDFVVMTGFGTIETAVECMKMGAADYLPKPFNINHLLVKVNKSIKARRQRLERKRLSSVVRVLNLSNALNSHLDLKSLVYEFVSHIQKNFRPDSVVLFLVNESKKLVKSVVRGKIFRINTKIFSFVQQKSQDVLDGGRSQLIDRYTFQEKGFDNFPYSLIIVPLMSQMQKVGVVALIREKDRELFTPRDVQLLSIFASHAANSFQNAKMYTKLRDMNMDIIRSYAKAVEAKDYYTKGHSENVASYALVLGSNLGLSSSELEKLYTAGVLHDIGKIGIPDHILNKPGRLTEEEFAIMKEHPLIGREILSQVWTLKDIFPLVYHHHERIDGLGYPDGLKGEELPFLGKLISVVDAFEAMTSDRAYRKALPLPEVEKILEEGAGRQWDEELVEKWLKLVRKAGMDGLKSGALISRLKEVLHSS from the coding sequence ATGAATAAGAAGATTTTTAAGGTTTTGGTTGTTGATGACGAAGAAAGCCTGAGGGATATCTGTAAAGATGTCTTACAGGATGAAGGTTATGAGGTTTTGCAGGCAACAGATGGTCAAGATGCTCTACAGATTTTATCCAAAGAGCAGGATATAGATCTTGTTATTTCTGATCTGAAAATGCCTAAAATGAACGGGCTGGAGTTACTTAAAGCGGTTAAAGAGAAAAAAATAGATGTAGACTTTGTGGTTATGACCGGCTTTGGGACTATTGAGACTGCTGTTGAGTGTATGAAAATGGGCGCAGCCGATTATTTGCCCAAACCATTCAATATAAATCATCTTTTAGTTAAGGTAAATAAAAGCATTAAAGCTAGAAGACAGAGGTTGGAGAGAAAAAGATTGAGCAGTGTTGTGCGTGTGCTCAATCTTAGTAATGCCTTGAATAGTCACTTGGATTTAAAGTCATTGGTGTATGAATTTGTTAGTCATATTCAGAAAAATTTTCGTCCTGACAGTGTAGTACTTTTTCTAGTTAATGAGAGTAAAAAATTAGTTAAATCTGTAGTTAGAGGAAAAATTTTTCGTATTAACACAAAAATATTTTCTTTTGTCCAACAAAAATCTCAAGATGTATTGGATGGTGGTCGTTCGCAATTAATTGACAGATATACTTTTCAAGAAAAGGGTTTTGATAATTTTCCCTATTCATTAATAATTGTTCCGTTGATGAGTCAGATGCAAAAAGTAGGTGTGGTAGCTTTGATTCGGGAGAAGGATAGAGAATTGTTTACTCCTAGGGATGTTCAACTTTTATCTATTTTTGCTTCACATGCTGCGAATTCTTTTCAAAATGCGAAAATGTATACTAAGTTGCGTGATATGAATATGGATATAATCCGTTCCTATGCCAAGGCAGTGGAGGCAAAAGATTATTATACCAAAGGACATTCTGAAAATGTAGCTTCCTATGCTTTGGTACTGGGCTCGAATTTGGGATTATCTAGTTCTGAATTGGAAAAATTATATACTGCAGGGGTGCTTCATGATATTGGCAAGATAGGTATACCAGACCATATTTTAAACAAACCAGGGCGTCTGACAGAGGAAGAGTTTGCTATTATGAAAGAGCATCCGCTAATTGGTAGAGAAATTTTATCTCAGGTGTGGACTCTAAAAGATATATTCCCTCTTGTATATCATCATCATGAACGTATTGATGGTCTTGGCTATCCAGATGGACTCAAAGGAGAGGAACTACCTTTTTTGGGCAAACTTATTTCTGTAGTGGATGCTTTTGAAGCCATGACTTCTGATCGAGCATACCGTAAAGCTTTACCTTTGCCTGAGGTAGAGAAAATTTTAGAAGAGGGCGCGGGCAGACAATGGGACGAAGAATTAGTTGAAAAATGGCTCAAATTAGTCAGAAAGGCGGGTATGGACGGGTTAAAAAGTGGAGCTTTGATTTCGAGATTAAAAGAAGTTTTGCATAGCTCATAA
- a CDS encoding CheR family methyltransferase, producing the protein MASLFSKTITLRNDLKITDKEFFQLRDFIYEQSGIYINDNRKYLLENRLINRLKELNLKSFGEYYYFLKYDPGRKQELNRLFEVITTNETSFYRNPPQLKVFQDIILKEVLDKQRAKGQKKLHIWSAGCSTGEEPYTISMILHEVLKLEINSWQIKITANDLSEGVLRSARRGVYSQYSLRTTPKEIIAKYFIDEGNGKYRVKPEVKKLVSFGQLNLSDRFQVKRVERSHIIFCRNVIIYFDDEMKKNVIASFYDNLLPGGYLFIGHSESLHNISRAFKPIHYPGAIVYKKEG; encoded by the coding sequence ATGGCTTCATTATTTTCCAAGACAATTACTTTAAGAAATGATTTAAAAATTACCGATAAGGAATTTTTCCAACTTCGCGATTTTATTTACGAGCAGAGTGGAATTTATATAAACGACAATCGAAAATACCTATTAGAAAATAGACTAATCAATCGGTTAAAAGAACTAAACTTAAAGAGTTTTGGTGAATATTATTATTTTTTAAAGTATGATCCAGGACGCAAGCAGGAGTTGAATCGTCTTTTTGAGGTTATAACCACGAATGAAACCAGCTTCTATCGTAACCCTCCCCAGCTTAAAGTATTTCAGGACATAATCCTAAAGGAAGTTTTGGACAAGCAAAGGGCCAAGGGTCAAAAGAAGTTGCATATCTGGTCTGCCGGTTGTTCTACTGGTGAAGAGCCGTACACTATTTCTATGATTTTACATGAGGTTCTAAAGTTGGAGATAAATTCTTGGCAGATTAAGATTACTGCCAATGATCTATCTGAAGGAGTCCTAAGGAGTGCCAGAAGAGGTGTTTATAGTCAGTACTCCTTGCGTACAACTCCAAAAGAAATAATTGCCAAATACTTTATTGATGAAGGAAATGGGAAGTACAGGGTTAAGCCCGAGGTTAAGAAGCTTGTTTCTTTTGGACAGCTTAATTTAAGTGATAGATTTCAGGTTAAACGGGTTGAGCGATCGCATATTATTTTTTGTCGTAATGTTATTATTTATTTTGATGATGAAATGAAGAAAAATGTCATTGCTTCTTTTTATGACAATTTGCTGCCCGGAGGTTATTTATTCATCGGGCACTCTGAGTCGCTGCACAATATATCTAGAGCCTTTAAGCCAATTCATTACCCAGGGGCTATTGTGTACAAAAAAGAGGGATAA
- a CDS encoding response regulator has translation MSKKHVLVVDDSKTVRNLVAFIMKKEGLRVTTAEDGLDGLEKLYSNPDIDLVISDINMPKMDGFTFIKNIREQEAYRDLPIIVLSTEGQEKDIQEGLSLGANLYMVKPAQPEKLVRNVKMLLG, from the coding sequence ATGTCCAAAAAGCATGTACTGGTTGTTGATGATTCTAAGACAGTGCGAAATTTAGTTGCTTTTATCATGAAAAAGGAAGGTCTCCGCGTAACTACCGCTGAAGACGGACTGGACGGCTTGGAGAAACTGTACTCAAACCCGGATATCGATCTCGTTATTTCAGATATCAATATGCCTAAAATGGATGGTTTTACTTTCATAAAAAACATTCGAGAACAAGAAGCTTATCGTGATTTGCCTATTATTGTTCTTTCAACCGAAGGACAGGAAAAAGACATTCAGGAAGGACTGAGCTTGGGAGCAAACTTGTACATGGTCAAACCCGCACAACCTGAAAAGTTGGTACGTAACGTAAAAATGCTTTTGGGCTAG
- a CDS encoding PilZ domain-containing protein, which yields MSVQNDRRKFVRLPKNYKVEICELVFPLSRQKWYRLESVDISAGGLRIRSPQKFSPGQKVQVKIFIPRLNKFHPSFFKVFESDVGQYLKAVAEVGWVKEVLPLTKYELGLKFIDIYDDDWRALHNMIKHLL from the coding sequence ATGTCTGTTCAAAACGATCGGCGTAAGTTTGTTCGGTTGCCCAAAAATTATAAAGTAGAAATATGTGAGCTTGTCTTTCCTTTAAGCCGGCAGAAATGGTATCGTCTTGAAAGTGTGGATATTAGTGCAGGAGGCTTACGCATTAGATCTCCCCAAAAGTTTTCTCCCGGACAAAAGGTACAAGTGAAAATTTTTATTCCTCGTTTGAATAAATTTCATCCCAGCTTTTTTAAAGTTTTTGAAAGCGATGTGGGGCAATACTTAAAGGCTGTGGCTGAAGTGGGCTGGGTCAAAGAAGTTTTGCCGCTTACCAAGTATGAATTGGGCTTAAAATTTATTGATATTTATGATGATGATTGGCGGGCGCTGCATAATATGATTAAGCATTTACTCTAA
- a CDS encoding chemotaxis protein CheW, with the protein MKTPEEYFQEQDFDSLEKSGLQEFSPEEKQFLQKYLGHADQKILNELKEEVALESQDSGVLRELPQEKNLKGTKHQVRLTDAKIDVEQSLKKSVDVQLVSFFLNEQEYALPVEIVSEVVRYVSPTKLPGTPDYLAGIINLRGRVTPIVRLNRLLNIVHDADEKRFIVVCKHRGLQLGILVDTIATMYRVAQQDIEWGLEVNLGISGEFISGLIKGKEKLIAILSIDRLVGQLID; encoded by the coding sequence ATGAAAACACCAGAAGAATATTTTCAAGAACAGGATTTTGACTCATTGGAAAAGAGCGGACTACAGGAATTTAGTCCTGAAGAAAAACAATTTTTACAAAAGTATTTGGGTCATGCCGATCAAAAAATACTTAATGAATTAAAGGAGGAAGTGGCTCTTGAGTCCCAAGATAGTGGAGTGCTCCGAGAATTGCCTCAAGAAAAGAACTTGAAAGGTACCAAACACCAGGTACGATTGACGGATGCGAAAATAGATGTTGAGCAGTCACTGAAAAAAAGTGTCGACGTACAATTGGTTAGTTTTTTCTTAAATGAACAAGAATATGCCTTGCCAGTTGAAATTGTATCCGAGGTTGTTCGTTATGTTTCGCCTACAAAGTTGCCAGGAACTCCTGACTATCTTGCTGGCATAATTAATTTAAGGGGACGAGTTACACCGATTGTCAGACTTAATAGGTTGTTAAATATTGTTCATGATGCTGACGAGAAAAGATTTATTGTGGTTTGCAAACATCGAGGATTACAGTTGGGAATTTTAGTGGACACCATTGCCACCATGTATCGCGTTGCCCAACAAGATATTGAATGGGGCTTGGAAGTAAATCTAGGAATCAGTGGCGAATTTATTTCCGGACTGATAAAAGGTAAAGAAAAGCTTATTGCGATTTTGTCTATAGATCGTTTGGTTGGACAGTTAATTGATTAA